atatatgttaaacaatttaacatagaaatgaatattaacattacccttgattcttcggtcattccactttgctgatgattttcaatttgagtaacaaatccaacaaatttaccgacttctctatttatttcttgccgTCTACTTGAGATGCTTATTTGTGAACGATTATTCAAGTTTCCTCCATTCTCTACAAAGTAAGCATGTACGCAAGCCCATaactgttttgtttgttgttcaactCCTGTAATTAGATCCTTGGTTGTATTTAGCCATGCAGAGACAAGTAAACAATCCTCCTCTGGTGAAaaatttttacttctttgtgatttttttgccgAATGGACATTTAAATTCAAGCATGttaagtcatcaattaattgattagaatcacttggttgagagagaatatcttctgattcactcataagaaagttggtaaatgagcttggaaaatttgaatccatctacattaaaaaaaaaattcaagttaaaacCTTATAAGAAAGTGTAAAAGAAGCTCACATTCAATGTCTAGcaattttatagttttcataCATGCGAATTAATAATAAGCATTGCCTCCTACTTGTTCTAACATAACAATTTGACCATTTTTTGGAACTAAAAGAGAATTCGATATACTAGTTTAATTGCACTTTGCAAGAAGACAAAATATAgttaacctcaaattaaaacagacaatcaaaaataaattttaaatatgtaactctatctttttatcaatatcaactaCCATTATTAATTCCTCTCAATTTTatcaaagataacaacataaataaaaattgtcttccttaacccatattaaaaacataaaataataaagaaataaaactcatcacaaatattaaattaacaacaaaagatctaaaaaatcaagagatataaaaagaaaatagaaaaagcttttaaacaagcataccttttaatttcagctaaTTAACATAACCGATGTTAGTAATTAACCGgagaataattgattcttgtttttttaaatttgagagaagGATGAGGAcacaatacaaaaatttaaaactacaagttttttcttcatgtatttatagaaaatttcttctatatttttttttttaaaaaaagctgtTGGCCAACGACTATAAAAGTAGCCGTTGCCCAACAGCTATCATTTTGGCCATTTCTACAGTTAAATGTAGAAATGGCTGTTAAGGAAACAAATAGCCATTTTGGCTATTTGTTTAGCTCCTCCGTTGGAATGCAAACAGTGAAGAAATAAAAGGCAAAGGACGTTTGGCTTCTCATTTAGCTGCTCGGTTGGAGCTGCTCTAATGTCTTCCTTCTTCTCAATGGCTAAGTGCTTATATACGACAAAGAAGTAGTTGagttccaatattttttttttctctttcgttGTCTCAGATTTTGAATCAAccctttcaaaaattaaatatatcttatgagtttatatttgtattaattttattttattattttaattactattttttttgtttttaatgctttttaaaattgatttttttttaatttcatcatttaacattttatttcatttaatttttgtattcaatttggtccttatttttaatggtattttttagtttttttttatcatcttcttgatttatttgttaaaattcaTTCCTTtgcatttcatttcatttaatttttttttatcaaatttagtgctcattattatttttttattatctatttttttatttaatttattttttaatttagctcaTCATTATTTCCAATTTGGATAACGTGGAGTATATTTATTGTttcaaagatcaaattgaatttctttgttTGCTGTCCTTTTAGGCTGATTGCTGTATTCTGGTCACTCATATGCAGCAAATTGTATTTATAACAGAGCATGTGTGAGTTGGAATATAATACCATTTAGTGGTTGCTCTAgtattggttattttttaaaatattttttttatttaaaaatatattaaaatatatatatttttaaaaaattatttttaacatcagcacatcaaaataacttagaaataaaaaaataatttaaaatattttttttaaaatttttttaaaatatttttgtaactCAAAAATACCAATACTTAGTTTAAATGATTACTATATATAATGCTCCTAACGATTTTCGTGTTTTAGAACCCAAATCTCTCCTCCTGTTTTAGAAATATTGCTTGTGATGACGTAACTCTGAGATTGCCCAAGAACTTCGATCTtgttaatgtcaaaataatttttttgttgccaATATTTGCCATAGACCGTTCAAAAGGCCACCTGGCAACCGTGCGCACCTATAACCTATTTACCCACCACCCAAGCAAGCACACAAGTGTATGACTTCGACTCAATCCTAcacccttttgttttcttttttctgtatttGTAGAGAGAATGATCCAGTGGCACTGAAGCTACTCAGCAAGGCTGGTGCAATGCCTTCACTAGAACCCCCCCGAGGATGAAAGCATTAAAACGCTCTATGTTGGAGGGCTCGATGCGAGGATCAGCGAGCAGCATCTAAGCGACCACTTTTATGCCCACGGCGAAATCGAATCCATAAAAATGGTGCCTCACCGAGCAATTGCTTTTGTAACCTACACGACCAGAGAAGGAGCAGAGAAGGCTGCAGAGCAGCTTGCTGACAAGCTAGTGATAAAGGGTCCGAGGCTGAAGTTGCGGTGGTCATGGCAAAAAGACGCTGTATGCGTCGGCCAACCTGAAAGCCCAAACCTCAAcgatacaaaaagaaaaaaagaaggcagcATGGAATTAAGtaggattaattaaaattttatttggtttttttagttgaaaatgtgttaaaataatattttttatttttttaaatttatttttaatattatcaaataaaaaatcataaaatgtatataaaaaataatttaaaataaaaaaaattccctttTTTGCCTGTGTAAAAGTCTTTACTCTTTTTGCCATAATTTGGAGGGATCGATTGAACTTCCATCTTGCTAAACTGATCTGCTACTATTCTAGACAATAGAAATTTCTTTGTTGTTCATGTGAATAGAAACACattaagatatatttatttatttatttgacatGAAGATTAATTGTTGACATATTTCCTCGaggtaaattaatatatttttatatataatttatccaAATTTAAATGGAAacgctaattttaaaaaaatatccactcttttttttgcatacttttaattaaaaaaaatgaatcttacaaaataatttacattCAATAATAGAACAagcaaattcattttattttattacccCCATATTAtatcttttcctttattttcattccttttcttttgtgctTATGCGTAATTCACCTAGAAGCACCTAGAAAAACCCACGGTACGTAAGCCCATGGGCTTACTTGTCAAACAGTCAAACTGAGGCAAGCCTGAACGCGGTCAGTCTGGACCGAAACCGTGTATCCATAAATATAAATGCCTGGAGTTAATCCACTTTTCCTCCTTACAAAAATTTATACGCCCTACCCTAGATTCTAAAATCCAATCCAGTGTCGGATTCGCGAAGGCGAAGAAGATAAATAACAGTTGCTTTATTCATCACAGGAAAATCTGAACACGCCTGAATCCGGCTTCGTAGTGTaagaattcttcttcttttttcttgcaacGATGTTTTTAATGCTTCGAAAGGGGTTTTGTAATTGCTTTTGAGTTTATGTGATTAGGTTAGCCTGAATTaattacttgtattttttttttagaattgaatttGCACTATTTTGATTTGTGTGACCAGAAGTATAACAACAATTTCTGGTATCCATCGCAGAGATTAAGGCAGTGAAGTGTGTGTTTGACCtagaagaaaaaagggaatGGCGCACAGGTTGTTAAAAGACCCGGAGGCTGACGGATGGGAACGGTCTGACTTTCCTATCATTTGCGAGTCTTGCTTAGGTGACAATCCCTATGTCAGAATGGTATGCAATATTAATCCTTGTTCCAAGTTGGGGTTTTTTGGGGGGGAGGGGCTTTGGCTGTTCTGTGTGGATATTTATATGATTTGTTCCTTTGCGGTTGTATGTACTTGGTGGGATGCAGACCAGAGCTGACTTCGATAAGGAATGCAAGATATGTACTCGACCATTTACAGTGTTTAGGTGGAGGCCTGGCAGGGATGCGAGATTTAAAAAGACTGAAGTTTGCCAGACTTGCAGTAAGTTGAAAAATGTTTGTCAAGTCTGTCTTTTGGATCTAGAGTATGGTTTGCCTGTTCAAGTTCGTGATACTGCTCTCAGTATAAATTCCAACTGATGCTATTCCAAAGAGTGATGTGAATAGAGAGTATTTTGCCGAGGAGCATGACCGAAGGGTATGTTTGTTTCATGTTTTAACTCTAGTATGTTTTAGTTGCTTTTTTGGCTGTATGTGATGTGAAGCTATTTACTGTGTTGTGTGTTAGAATTCTCCGGTTGTTAGGGTATCACCATTACTGGGTAACCGATGATTTCCAAGTAAATGTTTACTTTCTAATGGCTGTTTGTTGTAATTTGGTAGTTATGAATTTCAAACTATCAAATAGCGTAATCAGTGTGCGGTCCAGTTAGATATGCATTCAAGGTTGTTCCACTGAGGTGGTGATTGTTGCACTAATTCTGTTCTGTTGTTCTCTTATGCTGAAACTGATATGATTTTGCTTGATGCAGGCTAGGGCGGGTATTGATTATGAGTCTTCATATGGAAAGGCTCAAGCAAATGATACTATTCTGAAGCTTCAAAGAACAACACCATACTACAAAAGAAATCGAGCACATGTTTGTAGCTTCTTTGCACGTGGTGAATGCACACGAGGTGCCGAATGCCCCTATAGGCATGAGATGCCCATAACTGGGGAGTTGTCACAGCAAAATATTAAAGATCGTTATTATGGGTAAGTAGAATGTTGTGATTTCATCCTCCAAGCATAATTagctttatttatgtttttcctctctccctctctctatctctcgaATGCATGCAGGGGCATAAACTCTCACGTTTACTAGCTCTTGCCTCTTGTCTCCCCTGTTCCTAAATTGCTATTTAAGATCATGAAGTGGTGCTAAAAATGCTTCATAACATATTTTACAATCGGCATCAACTTCATTATCACTTTTGGATTCACTTTAAGTTTCaaagttgatttctttttttgtggtcCTTTAGGCTGATTTTGTATTTTGGGCAATTATATGAGCACGTATGATATAATACTTAGTTTAGCTGTATGATACAATACTTAGTTTAGCTGATGACTTTGTAACGCTTCTCACGATCGAACTGAAAACTCCACCTCTACTCAACAAATGCAGCTTTTTGATGTATCTTTAACTCAATTGCCCATGAACTTCAAACTTGTGaatgtcaaaaacaatttttgtaGTGTCAATGACCACACACAAGGTGATTcttcatgcatgcatgcatgtattcATCCCCACTGAAACTAAGTACAAAGGCATATGATTTCTGAATTTTTAGAAGTTTGACCTCATCTGatttttatacttgtttttctaAATGCGTGAAGAGTGAATGATCCTGTGGCAATGAAGCTACTCAACAAGGCTGGAGACATGCCGTCATTAGAACCACCAGAGGATGAAAGCATTAAAACGCTCTATGTAGGTGGGCTTGATGCGAGGATCAATGAGCAGGACCTAAGGGATCAGTTTTATGCTCATGGCGAAATTGAATCCATAAAAATGGTGCCTCAAAGAGCAATTGCTTTTGTAACCTACACAACCAGAGAAGGAGCAGAAAAGGCCGCAGCGGAGCTCTCTAACAGGCTAGTCATCAAGGGTCTGCGTCTGAAATTGATGTGGGGTAGACCGCAAGCACCAAAACCTGAGTCGGAAAGTTCTGATGAAGCAAGGCAGCAGGCAGCAATGGCCCATAGTGGGATGTTGCCCCGTGCAGTTGTATCTCAGCAACACAACCACTTAAATCCACCCGGCACCCAGGACCAACATCCTCCAATGCACTACTTCAATATTCCCCCACCACCTCAGCAAGAACGAGCATTTTACCCGTCAATGGATCCTCAAAGAATGGGTGCCCTTGTTGGATCCCAAGACGGTACTCCTAATGGGCCTGCAGGATCAGGTGAGAATAAATCTGGATTGGAGAAGCAGCTCGGGCAGCACTATCCATATCAAAGTATGCCACCACCTCACGTGCAATACCAACAACAATACCAACAACAACATTATCCAGCATATGGTTATATGCCGCCAGTGCCACCGTATCAGCAGTATCCTCTGCCATATCACACTCCTGTGCCTCCCCCACAGGTGGTGCAATCCACACAGCAGTATCAGCATCCTGTGCCACCGCCAATGGCTGCACCTGCAGAGTCCATGACCTCTGTGCCCCCACATCAGGGATCCCGAGATCCTGCAGGGTCGATGCCCTCCGAGCCCTCATCTCAGGGATCTGAAGCACCTGCAGGGTCCAAACGCTCCAGCCCACCATCTCCGAGACCTGGAGAACCTGAAGAATCTAAACCCTCAGGGCCCTTACCTTGAATGCTGTTTAAGTTTTCTTGTGCTTGTATTGTTGGTTGCAGTAATTTGTTCAACATACTATCTGATTAAGAAGGCGAGAACTTGCATCAGAATCTATGATCCATGAGAAGTTGTGATGCAATTCATAGGGAGCGTTTGTCCTTGTTTAGCAGGCTTCATGTGCAAGTTTGATCAGGATCAGTGATCGAGGTTCCCATTAACGTCTAGCCAAGATTTCATGGGAGTTGGGCATTCTAGCCAAGGTTTAACTTGAAAATAGTATATAGGTTCTCATGACATCGTGGTCGTTTAATGTTAACTTCAATTTTACGCAGCAATAAAAAGTTTGCGTTATTCAAGCACGGATGATAAATATTGTTctttaaaaatgatgttttaacttttatgaaataaatgttgttcttttcttttctgatgtGATAAGGTGCTTGATCATTTGTTATATGTTGAAATTATTCTTGATCATCGGTGATCATCACagttataattaaattagttgaattaaaaaaaaatgatagcagTAAGATAAATATTCACAATACAGCAAGTAAAGAAGCTTCTCCCGTTTGTAGTCTTACAATTTGAAcactattcttttaattttcaggaTAATCCAACTTGCTgaatcataaataattaatagtttaAAGGGCTGGCTTGGTGAGTAAGAATTTTTGCTTCATTctagatttttgaaatttatttaaatttaagaacATGTATCATTTGAATGTACCAGAATGATTCGAGGGTGcgtttttaaaatggtttagTAACAGATTTAGTCTTAGTTGATCCAGATTAACTCGAATATCCTTACTgcacatacaaaaaaatttagccAACATCACTGTTGGCTAAGCTCAActgtttcttgaaaataaaagctTTAAACTTGTTCATCCTGCACTAAACACGTCTTAGAGTAAACGAGCCATCTAAGTCGGGTTTTGTTAtgagtaataatttttttaaaaaaatattagatatgCATGCtccttcaatatattttttaacataaaaaaaattaaaaatataaattaaaaagtctaTGCAAGTAtctcattaaataaattaataatcatttatataattaaatggaaaaaaccaaaagagaaattaataaaattaagagtataaattaagatatccaatcacataaaataaaatattaacctaattgtttttactgaatttgtttattaaaatcaataaaaaataaatccacaaCCTAAAGAACTCATGacttaaaagataaacacaaataaaactgaCAAATAAACTTatgccataaaaaaatattatgcaaagtcaaacacatcaacaatattatttaaaaataaatattttttatttttaaaaatcaacttcatttgtataaaacacaaaaaaattctaaataaattagctaacatcttgaaaaacaaaacatgttttaaaaaggaaacaatattaaaaataaataaatgcagaGTGATAAGATCGTATGAAGTCAAATctctaacaaatcaaatgttgaaagatgaaatcaataaaaaaaaatcaattgcacaaaatgatttaaaaaataagagtgaaaaaaaaacattgattatagggcaattaaaaatttgatttgatatgtGCTCCGTAACGggtcataatttttctttctaaaaaaacttGAGCATACAGACTTATctagattcattttttttcatgaaataaattataaatgtaaataaaaaattttatccaaaaatcTAATATCatctatgtaaataaattaattttttttgttaataataactaaaagagaaacagagaaaaatgagaaatgaacataaattaagatatttgatatcataaaataaaacatttacttATTTGTGTTCACTAAATTTGTTCATaccaatcaataaaagataataaaaataaaaacacatatgaaacaaagtaaataaaataaaaggacaaaaaatatgcatagccgagaatatatgaaatattatttcaaaataactattttttatgatcAATTGTAATGGCTAGATTGAAACTAATATATGATCAATTGTAATGGCtagattgaaaatataaaaaacttttctaaaagagtcaatgataaaaataaacaataaaaaacacagggactaaaattgaaaaataaaaaataaaagggacaaATATGCACTTTAactagaagagagagaaaagcatgcaagaaaaagaagaaacgaCCACTGGCGACAAACTGTCGGATCACCACCGACACACTCTACACCGGGAGGAAGATCACATGACGGCGCTTCTAGTGACATGGAGGAAGGCCATTTTTGGATAAACAGTGGTGTCGCATGTGACGTTGAAAAAGCGCAGACGCAGTCATTGCGTGGAAAATACGCACCAACagcttttcattatttaatattaaaaaataaggttaaattactataaaaaaccCTCATGACCttggaaataacaaataaaaccaatatgaaaataccaaaatacccctGTATGCATAGAGGCTATTTTATCTTATATACgggcaaatatatattttattgattttcaagttTGTGCAAAGTCAGAAACACCTTTGGTCAACAAGTTTAAATTTCATTGACCTTGAAggcaaaatagtatttttactgtacaaaataatatgcaaagAAAATAATACTCATGTTCAATCTTTTAATGACTAATAGGTCAACGTAAAAGGACCAAAATACCCACATGCCCTAACCTTCTAACTTTTTCATGAGAGACACAAAAGTAAATTTACTATAACAATCCATAGTGAACTGAGTCTATTGCTATAATGAATTCACTAGATTTTATGTCCACACGATATGACgcataataaatttcaaaattaattgttatttaatttaataaaaattaaaaaaaatatttgtataaatttcgaggatttaacttttaaataagaaatgTGTTTCTTAAGTAGAAGTCCACATTCcttatttaaacatttttttttatttcaacgaaaaatatctttttctgtcaccatcatttttttataataaaacttaagataattttaatttatatcaagaagggagaaaattttattaattgaggCAAAACAACAACATCTcctctccttctcctcctccttcaccaccaccacctttgaatttttttttttaaattaaaacttattatAATCTAAAACAcaagtttcaaacaaaaaacaaaaatcatgtcctTAAAATGTTTATGTcgtgatatgaaaaaaataattcattcataaaaactatataaaaaaagtagcaataaaaaaattaaaataccctCATATATATTATAACCATCACGAATTTGATTAAAAGATATTGATTGAAATCCGTTTCCcatctccttttctctttaacAACAACAAGCAATCTATTTTCCATATCTTTgccaaacaaaattaattttttatttatttatgaatacaTAGAGAATGGGACTCGTATTCTATTATGTTTGTACTGGCATTTTATCAAACAGagcagcaagaaaaaaaaagggcctagtaaagaaaaaaaaggcagaaGCAATTTTAGAGCAGATCAACGAACTGggtccttcttctttttagCAAGGAACTTGGAAAGGCACCTGTGAATATTTTCGGCCTTTGGCCACATGTTGTCATATTTCCATTTCTCCAAAGCTTTAGCCAAAGCTAGAGTCCATGTTTCTTTCGTATCAACTCCCACCACGCTCGGCACCCCTGATAAAATCACTGGAACCTCATCTGCAATCTTTGATGTTAAGTTTGCCTGTGATCTCTTGAAGCACCCCTTCAAGCAGTTTGTCGCCGAGAAATCATCCAATTGGATAAttagtgatttttgttttcactGGGTTTTTGATATTGCAGAAGAATATGATATCCGAGTAATACACTTTTCAATTCTCTGTGAAACCTTGAAAGATTTCCTGGGACCTGCCGAGTATCTTGTTGGTGACCGTCTAAAATCAATCTAATTTGGGTTTCGTTGGAGGTCTAGGTTTGGAATTGtctaaaatcaatcaaatcaattctGTAAGAGATACGGGTGGCTAGGGtaaaggagtttttttttttttaattaaatggctattttgtaatttataattttaaaattgtaaagattatttagttattaaataaaatataatgataattttataaataattaaataatttttattgacttTTCTCGACAGTATGGGAAGCGAATGTAAACTATCATACTGACGACAAAGTTTagaattcaaattataatttttcactaaactatataatttattttcatccttttcttttgggcCTACGCGTATTTACCTTTAAACACCTTGAAAAACCCATAGTACGTAAGCCCATGGACTTACTTGTCAAACCAGTCAACAAAGGCAAGCCTAAACACGGTCAGTCTGGGCCGAcaccatctatatatataaaagcctgGAGTTAATTCACTCTTCCTCTTTAACAATTTAAAGAACACCCTGCCCTAGATTCTAAAATCCAATTGATTGTCGGATTCGCGAAGAAGATAAATAACTATTGGTTTATTCATCACAGGAAAATCTGAACACGCCAGATTCCGGCTTTTTAGGGTaagatttcttctccttttctagCAACGTTGTTTTTAATGCTTCAAAAGGGGTTTTGTAATTGCTTTTGAGATTATGTCATTGGGTTAAGCCTGAATTAATTacctgtgttttgttttttttatatatatatatatattttttgagaattgaatttacaatattttgatttgtgtgACCAGAAGTATAACAACAATTTCTGGTATACATCGCAGAGATTAGGGCAGTGAAGTGTGTGTTTGACCtagaagaaaaaagggaatGGCGCACAGGTTGTTAAAAGACCCGGAGGCTGACGGATGGGAACGGTCTGACTTTCCTATCATTTGCGAGTCTTGCTTAGGTGACAATCCCTATGTCAGAATGGTATGCAATATTAATCCTTGTTCCAAGTTGGGtttttttgggggggagggGCTTTGGCTGTGCTGTGTGGATATTTATATGATTTGTTCCTTTGCGGTTGTATGTACTTGGTGGGATGCAGACCAGAGCTGACTTCGATAAGGAATGCAAGATATGTACTCGACCATTTACAGTGTTTAGGTGGAGGCCTGGCAGGGATGCGAGATTTAAAAAGACTGAAGTTTGCCAGACTTGCAGTAAGTTGAAAAATGTTTGTCAAGTCTGTCTTTTGGATCTAGAGTATGGTTTGCCTGTTCAAGTTCGTGATACTGCTCTCAGTATAAATTCCAACGATGCTATTCCAAAGAGTGATGTGAATAGAGAGTATTTTGCCGAGGAGCATGACCGAAGGGTATGTTTGTTTCATGTTTTAACTCTAGTATGTTTTAGTTGCTTTTTTGGCTGTATGTGATGTGAAGCTATTTACTGTGTTGTGTGTTAGAATTCTCGGGTTGTTAGGGTATCACCATTACTGGGTAACCGATGATTTCCAAGTAAATGTTTACTTTCTAGTGGCTGTTGATGTAATTTTGACATGTAGTTGTTAGAATGAACTGATGATGCAGCTACTATATATGAAACCCACATTTGTTATTTGCAGCATGCTTGTTGCCATGGGAcgtctttttttcttatgaatgaATCATATTGCATATACCATATAA
This region of Populus trichocarpa isolate Nisqually-1 chromosome 9, P.trichocarpa_v4.1, whole genome shotgun sequence genomic DNA includes:
- the LOC7468587 gene encoding LOW QUALITY PROTEIN: zinc finger CCCH domain-containing protein 49 (The sequence of the model RefSeq protein was modified relative to this genomic sequence to represent the inferred CDS: deleted 1 base in 1 codon), with protein sequence MAHRLLKDPEADGWERSDFPIICESCLGDNPYVRMTRADFDKECKICTRPFTVFRWRPGRDARFKKTEVCQTCSKLKNVCQVCLLDLEYGLPVQVRDTALSINSNDAIPKSDVNREYFAEEHDRRARAGIDYESSYGKAQANDTILKLQRTTPYYKRNRAHVCSFFARGECTRGAECPYRHEMPITGELSQQNIKDRYYGVNDPVAMKLLNKAGDMPSLEPPEDESIKTLYVGGLDARINEQDLRDQFYAHGEIESIKMVPQRAIAFVTYTTREGAEKAAAELSNRLVIKGLRLKLMWGRPQAPKPESESSDEARQQAAMAHSGMLPRAVVSQQHNHLNPPGTQDQHPPMHYFNIPPPPQQERAFYPSMDPQRMGALVGSQDGTPNGPAGSGENKSGLEKQLGQHYPYQSMPPPHVQYQQQYQQQHYPAYGYMPPVPPYQQYPLPYHTPVPPPQVVQSTQQYQHPVPPPMAAPAESMTSLPPPQGSRAPAGSMPSGPPPQGSEAPAGSKPSGPPSPRPGEPEESKPSGPPP